A part of Acipenser ruthenus chromosome 12, fAciRut3.2 maternal haplotype, whole genome shotgun sequence genomic DNA contains:
- the LOC117417154 gene encoding lactosylceramide 1,3-N-acetyl-beta-D-glucosaminyltransferase-like yields the protein MFRGARRFRKCQFVQLMTCVILALVMIYWQQLDNHVVSHMKSYSYRYLINSYNFLNDSLSISREDASSLPNYQYLINHKDKCEKQNVLLVLFVKTSPENLERRQAIRSTWGNEKYIRSELKANVKVVFALGVHKYPLEREVFQRHLEREDRQYGDLIQQDFTDAFHNLTLKLILQFKWAHMYCRHAKFVMSADDDIFIHVPNLVKYLQDLDQRGVRDLWIGRVHRGAPPIRIKESKYYVPHEMYQWSSYPDYTAGAAYVVSGDVADKIYRASMTLNTTLYIDDVFMGICANKAGVIPQYHKYFSGEGKAPYHPCIYNKMMTSHGHLEDIHYLWREATNPKLKTLSSGILGKLYCTAVKAFLLCKPYYVDTYPCSAVFS from the coding sequence ATGTTTAGAGGTGCCAGAAGATTTAGAAAATGCCAGTTTGTGCAGTTGATGACGTGCGTCATACTCGCTCTTGTTATGATATATTGGCAGCAACTTGATAACCATGTTGTAAGCCACATGAAGTCGTACTCCTATCGTTACCTTATAAACAGTTATAATTTCCTAAACGATAGCCTTTCCATAAGCAGGGAGGATGCTAGTAGCTTGCCCAACTACCAGTACTTGATCAACCACAAGGATAAATGTGAAAAGCAAAATGTGCTCCTTGTGCTGTTTGTGAAGACATCTCCAGAGAACCTAGAGAGACGCCAAGCTATCCGCTCCACCTGGGGCAACGAGAAGTACATCCGCTCCGAGCTGAAGGCCAATGTGAAGGTTGTCTTTGCATTAGGGGTTCACAAATATCCATTGGAGAGAGAAGTCTTCCAAAGGCATCTTGAAAGAGAAGACCGGCAGTATGGCGACCTTATACAACAAGACTTTACTGATGCTTTCCACAACCTCACCCTCAAGTTGATCCTGCAGTTCAAGTGGGCTCACATGTACTGCAGACATGCAAAATTTGTCATGTCAGCGGATGATGACATCTTCATCCATGTGCCCAACCTGGTAAAGTATCTCCAAGACTTGGACCAAAGAGGTGTCCGGGATCTCTGGATCGGACGTGTCCATAGAGGAGCCCCTCCAATCAGGATCAAAGAAAGCAAGTATTATGTTCCCCACGAGATGTACCAGTGGTCTTCTTACCCAGACTACACTGCAGGTGCTGCATATGTAGTTTCAGGGGATGTAGCTGACAAAATCTACAGGGCGTCCATGACGCTCAACACCACACTCTACATAGATGATGTTTTCATGGGAATCTGTGCTAATAAAGCCGGGGTGATTCCTCAATACCACAAGTACTTCTCTGGAGAAGGCAAGGCCCCCTATCACCCCTGTATCTACAACAAGATGATGACTTCTCATGGACACTTAGAAGACATTCATTACCTTTGGAGGGAGGCCACAAATCCAAAGCTTAAGACCTTGTCCTCTGGCATACTGGGAAAGCTGTACTGTACTGCTGTAAAAGCTTTTCTTCTTTGTA